The genomic DNA tgcttttttattttttattttttatttttatgtttatgtttacattgaaaaagaaattgctgCAAAAGGTAGTCACAcgattctttttccttttattgtaGGCAGTGGAATGGGGAAGACCGACGATGATTGACGCAGAGAGGCGCCTCGTAGCGAACGCACTCCTAGACTCCTCGAACGAGAGATTTGTTCTTCTATCAGAAACTTGCATTCCTCTCTTCAACTTTACAACAACATACAACTATCTCATAAAAGCCAACCAGAGCTTTGTAGGCTCATATGATGACCCAAGGAAAATTGGGCGTGGCAGATACAATCCTCAAATGTCACCCACAATTTCTCTAGCAAATTGGCGCAAAGGGTCCCAATGGTTTGAAGTGAACCGCAAGGTAGCCCTTCACATCATTTCTGACAGCAAATATTACCCTTTGTTTAGCCAGTTTTGTAGCCCTCCATGTTACATGGATGAGCACTATATTCCCACACTAGTCAACATTCTTTGCCCCCAAGAGAACTCCAACAGGAGCATCACATGGGTTGATTGGTCTAAGAGTGGCCCACACCCTGGAAAATTTGTGAGGCAAGCTGTTACTGCTGAATTCTTGGATCAAATAAGGTTTGGTACTAAGTGTACATATAATGGAAACATTGTTTCCTCTATATGCTTTTTGTTTGGGAGGAAGTTTATGCCCAACACTTTGCAACCCTTGTTGCAAATTGCACCAGTTTTGATGGATTTTGGTGCTTAATATATTAGTGATGAgtcaactttatatatatacttgctaTCAATGTTTTATTAGCATTTGGcctcactaaaaaaaaatgaaaaaaaaaaaatgtttttaaggaCGGAACATGGATGAGCACTCCATGTTTGTAGCCCTCCATGTTACATGGATGAGCACTATATTCGAACACTTGTCAACATTCTTTNNNNNNNNNNNNNNNNNNNNNNNNNNNNNNNNNNNNNNNNNNNNNNNNNNNNNNNNNNNNNNNNNNNNNNNNNNNNNNNNNNNNNNNNNNNNNNNNNNNNTTTTAGGGGAGGTCAGCGTTgataaaatgattttaaaaacacctgtaattttttttttttttttttttacatttttggaggtaaaaatttttaatttctcaaaTATATACCCCTCTAAATTCGCCTTTGACCATTACAAAAATTGTTAAAGCAAGTGGGATTGCCCCCCTCCTTCCCTTTGTCCATGGGTTCATCCACAACTAGACAGCTCTTGGAGAGCCACTTATTTGAGCCcatacaaaattacaaataaggagacagttttatttttaaatgggttgagaaaaattatttcaatctaatctattaaactgtcatatatttttaaaatatgtgattctcacatatatttttaataagattaacaTAGTACATGATATCGGTCCTTCAATTAAGCAGGTAATTATCATGTGCATTTTAAGCATTGTTTGACATATAACAACTTAATAAACtgggttgattttttttgtttgtttaaaaaaaactttgtcgTACAAATAATATCATGTCTATTTGATCTGTTTAAGTTTCATATTCAAAGTTGtgatcaaataaaaatataaaatatatatgtattataagAGCATCTTCAAAAGAACAGTTAAATCCCTAATAATTATGGGTGTTTTTTGGTCTCCGGCCAGCTGAATAGGtaacttatcttttttttaCCTGGTGTGAATAGTAAATAGGTTGATTAGCCTATTTAGTATTCACTCtagaaattttgtttattattttcttttctctcactttctttcttttactctctttcctcctctttctttcacaaaataatatttaaagaaaataaagaaaaaaataaagaatctgttagagtgtgtataaaaaaatgagtagctaaaattGAGCTTTACCAACTTGTACCAATGGTTGCTTATGTTTATCCTTCTTATTTCTACTGCAACTACCAAATGATCATTTTCATACATGAATTTGTCAAAACTATATATACTCCGCAGCAAAATTGAAAGTTGATTAGTTTTTTAatgttgtacatcaaatgagaaattacttcaaaattttgtaCAGCTTCAAGCTTCAGCCTTCAATCATAGATGATTTTCGAGTTCTAAAAGAACGTTAGGTTCTATTTTGATAAGTGTTTgagttgaaaattgaaatatattaaaaaataattatatttttttgtttatttttcttaacaCTTAACACTGAATGGatactaattttaatttttataattaatctaATCTTCAATATTAACATATTTCTTATTCATACTTTTATTGCAGGCAGTGGAATGGGGAAAACCGACGATGATTGACGCAGAAAGGCGCCTCATAGCAAACGCACTCCTACACTCCTCAAACGAGAGATTTGTTCTTCTCTCAGAAACTTGTATTCCTCTCTTCAACTTCACAACAACATACAACTATCTCATCGAAGCCAACCAGAGCTTTGTAGGCTCATATGATGACCCAAGGAAAATTGGGCGTGGCAGATACAATCCTCAAATGTCACCCACAATTTCTCTAGCAAATTGGCGCAAAGGGTCCCAATGGTTTGAAGTGAACCGCAAGGTAGCCCTTCACATCATTTCTGACAGCAAATATTACCCTTTGTTTAGCCAGTTTTGTAGCCCTCCATGTTACATGGATGAGCACTATATTCCCACACTTGTCAACATTCTTTGCCCCCAAGAGAACTCCAACAGGAGCATCACATGGGTTGATTGGTCTAAGAGTGGCCCACACCCTGGAAAATTTGTGAGGCAAGCTGTTACTGCTGAATTCTTGGATCAAATAAGGTTTGGTACTAAGTGTACATATAATGGAAACATTGTTTCCTCTATATGCTTTTTGTTTGGGAGGAAGTTTATGCCCAACACTTTGCAACCCTTGTTGCAAATTGCACCAGTTTTGATGGATTTTGGTGCTTAATATATTAGTGATGAgtcaactttatatatatacttgctaTCAATGTTTTATTAGCATTTGGcctcactaaaaaaaaatgaaaaaaaaaaaatgtttttaaggaCGGAACATGGATGAGCACTCCATGTTTGTAGCCCTCCATGTTACATGGATGAGCACTATATTCCAACACTTGTCAACATTCTTTGCCCCCAAGAGAACTCCAACAGGAGCATCACATGGGTTGATTGGTCTAAGAGTGGCC from Corylus avellana chromosome ca6, CavTom2PMs-1.0 includes the following:
- the LOC132185290 gene encoding glycosyltransferase BC10-like, coding for MGAEQQPSSKVGKKPHLSLAHVFHFVLFVIGLSIGITASLYIKSFSSYFRTTPLSLPRPSPIILLPPESPPVPPLPLQLQPPPLPPPPPAAFMHDMDDGELFRRALMVPRIREFQSDYVPKVAFMFLTKGPIPLAPLWEKFFEGHEGRYTIYVHTHPLHNHSFPVNSVFHARKIPSQAVEWGRPTMIDAERRLVANALLDSSNERFVLLSETCIPLFNFTTTYNYLIKANQSFVGSYDDPRKIGRGRYNPQMSPTISLANWRKGSQWFEVNRKVALHIISDSKYYPLFSQFCSPPCYMDEHYIPTLVNILCPQENSNRSITWVDWSKSGPHPGKFVRQAVTAEFLDQIRFGTKCTYNGNIVSSICFLFGRKFMPNTLQPLLQIAPVLMDFGA
- the LOC132185291 gene encoding glycosyltransferase BC10-like — encoded protein: MIDAERRLIANALLHSSNERFVLLSETCIPLFNFTTTYNYLIEANQSFVGSYDDPRKIGRGRYNPQMSPTISLANWRKGSQWFEVNRKVALHIISDSKYYPLFSQFCSPPCYMDEHYIPTLVNILCPQENSNRSITWVDWSKSGPHPGKFVRQAVTAEFLDQIRFGTKCTYNGNIVSSICFLFGRKFMPNTLQPLLQIAPVLMDFGA